The following proteins come from a genomic window of Campylobacter coli 76339:
- a CDS encoding Type I restriction-modification system, restriction subunit R: MTNYQEKDLENFIESYLLENHAYIKRTNENFDKNLCIDTEFFENFLQATQSVALEELKKRCGQNYKKELFDRIFSQIKTKGIVKALQGYVEIKGIKFYLAFAKPNTNANAQSLRNYEQNTLSIIRQLYYSTQNKNSIDMVLFLNGLPLITIELKNHFTGQNVFHAIEQYKKDRNPKETLFNHTIVHFALDHDLCYMSTRLDQSATTFLPFNLGLNNGSGKIGLANGAGNPPSDGIKTAYLWEKIFKKDTLLNLLFNFVQVIKKENKEIIIFPRYHQFDVVEKLLAHAKEKGAGQRYLIQHSAGSGKSNSISWLAHHLVSLHKLEENSFKNIFDSIIVVTDRKVLDSQIRENVKAFSHTKNLVEVITHGSKQLKEALEEGKKIIITTIQKFPYILNEVKSLKSKTFAIIIDEAHSSQSGSNAQKMAEAIRDKSGDESQNLEDEILEIIKSKKLQPNASYFAFTATPKPKTLEMFGMPCEVDEGQKFIPFHLYSMKQAIEEGFILDVLKGYTTYKSYYKIISCTNDNPKYDKKRANAKLKAYVQNNIRTIEQKSQIMCEHFFQNSFKKINGKAKAMIVTSSRENAVKYYLVFREYLRKNYPHFKTIVAFSGEINLEGEIYSESGLNGFSEGVLKDEFKKDEYRFLIVAEKYQTGFDEPLLHTMYVDKTLSGVSAVQTLSRLNRTCKNKEDTFVLDFANTHEDIAKAFSVFYEQTYLNEPTDDNRIFDLKANLSEYEIYTQEEIDDFTNAILGREKENVIHSKLDIMLARFDEKSDDEKLDFYSKAKTYLKEYSFLAQILPYEDVELEKLYILLKKLASKIILPKSQDLAKGILDNVDFDSYRLQLDKTQDIFLQGNGELKPSFADGSSKSVETELEELSNIIKDFNNKYANIDFNESDKIAKILYDIKDDMVKNERILESLNKSDMQNSRIEFNMLLEDKIQDILNLNLELFKQFNQNNEFKDKIANTMFNMICEDFKKEINSF, translated from the coding sequence ATGACTAACTACCAAGAAAAAGATTTAGAAAATTTCATAGAGTCTTACTTGTTAGAAAACCATGCCTATATCAAAAGAACAAATGAAAACTTTGATAAAAATTTATGTATCGATACAGAATTTTTTGAGAATTTCTTACAAGCTACACAAAGTGTAGCACTTGAAGAGCTTAAAAAGCGTTGTGGGCAAAACTATAAAAAAGAACTTTTTGATCGTATTTTCTCACAGATTAAAACCAAAGGCATAGTCAAAGCCTTGCAAGGCTATGTAGAGATCAAAGGCATTAAATTTTATCTAGCCTTTGCCAAGCCAAACACCAACGCAAACGCACAAAGCCTGCGCAACTACGAGCAAAATACCCTTTCTATCATACGCCAGCTTTACTACAGCACGCAAAATAAAAACTCCATCGATATGGTACTCTTTTTAAATGGCTTACCCCTTATCACCATAGAGCTTAAAAACCATTTCACCGGACAAAATGTCTTTCACGCTATAGAGCAATACAAAAAAGACAGAAACCCAAAAGAAACGCTATTTAACCATACCATAGTGCATTTTGCATTGGATCATGATCTTTGCTATATGAGCACAAGATTGGATCAAAGTGCGACTACATTTTTGCCTTTTAACCTTGGCTTAAACAATGGCAGCGGCAAGATAGGCCTAGCAAATGGAGCAGGCAATCCACCAAGTGATGGTATAAAAACAGCGTATTTGTGGGAGAAAATCTTTAAAAAAGACACCTTGTTAAATTTACTTTTTAATTTCGTGCAAGTTATAAAAAAGGAAAACAAAGAAATCATCATCTTTCCTAGATATCATCAATTCGATGTGGTAGAAAAGCTACTTGCTCATGCAAAAGAAAAGGGCGCAGGACAACGCTACTTGATCCAACACAGCGCAGGAAGTGGCAAGAGCAACTCTATATCTTGGCTCGCTCATCATCTAGTAAGCTTACATAAACTAGAAGAAAATAGCTTTAAAAATATCTTTGATTCTATCATCGTAGTAACCGATAGAAAAGTGCTTGATAGTCAAATAAGAGAAAATGTCAAAGCCTTTTCTCACACAAAAAATTTAGTAGAAGTCATCACTCATGGAAGCAAACAGCTAAAAGAGGCCTTAGAAGAGGGTAAGAAAATCATCATCACGACTATCCAAAAATTTCCTTATATTTTAAATGAAGTCAAAAGCTTAAAAAGCAAAACTTTTGCTATCATCATCGATGAAGCCCACTCAAGCCAAAGCGGAAGCAATGCACAAAAAATGGCAGAAGCTATAAGAGATAAAAGCGGTGATGAAAGCCAAAATTTAGAAGATGAAATTCTAGAAATCATAAAAAGCAAAAAGCTCCAGCCTAATGCCTCGTATTTTGCATTTACTGCTACACCTAAGCCTAAAACTTTGGAAATGTTTGGTATGCCTTGTGAGGTTGATGAAGGGCAAAAATTTATCCCTTTTCATCTTTACTCGATGAAGCAAGCCATAGAAGAAGGCTTTATACTCGATGTATTAAAAGGCTATACGACTTATAAAAGCTACTATAAAATCATATCTTGCACAAATGATAATCCAAAATACGATAAAAAAAGAGCCAACGCAAAACTAAAAGCTTATGTGCAAAACAATATCAGAACAATCGAGCAAAAATCACAAATCATGTGCGAGCATTTTTTCCAAAACAGCTTTAAAAAGATAAATGGCAAAGCAAAAGCTATGATCGTAACAAGCTCAAGAGAGAATGCTGTGAAGTATTATCTTGTTTTTAGAGAGTATTTGAGAAAAAATTATCCACATTTTAAGACTATCGTGGCTTTTTCAGGTGAAATCAATTTAGAGGGCGAAATTTATAGCGAAAGTGGCTTGAATGGTTTTTCAGAAGGTGTTTTAAAGGACGAATTTAAAAAAGATGAGTATCGCTTTTTAATCGTTGCTGAAAAATACCAAACCGGATTTGATGAGCCATTGCTCCATACTATGTATGTCGATAAAACCTTAAGCGGAGTGAGTGCGGTGCAAACCCTATCGAGGCTTAATCGAACTTGTAAAAATAAAGAAGATACCTTTGTGCTAGATTTTGCAAATACTCATGAAGATATAGCCAAGGCTTTTAGTGTGTTTTATGAGCAAACTTATCTAAATGAACCTACTGATGATAATAGAATTTTTGATCTTAAAGCAAATCTTAGTGAATATGAAATTTATACTCAAGAAGAAATAGATGATTTTACAAATGCTATTTTAGGAAGAGAAAAAGAAAATGTTATACACTCAAAATTAGATATAATGCTTGCTAGATTTGATGAAAAAAGCGATGATGAAAAACTAGATTTTTATAGTAAGGCAAAAACTTATCTTAAAGAGTATTCTTTTTTGGCTCAAATTTTACCTTATGAAGATGTTGAACTTGAAAAGCTTTATATACTGCTTAAAAAACTTGCAAGTAAGATTATTTTACCTAAATCTCAAGATTTGGCTAAAGGAATTTTAGATAATGTAGATTTTGATAGCTATCGTTTACAGCTTGATAAAACACAAGATATCTTTTTGCAGGGAAATGGAGAGTTAAAACCCTCTTTTGCAGACGGATCAAGCAAGAGTGTTGAAACTGAGCTAGAAGAGCTTTCAAATATCATCAAAGACTTTAATAACAAATACGCAAATATAGACTTCAATGAAAGCGATAAAATCGCTAAAATTTTATATGATATAAAAGATGATATGGTAAAAAATGAAAGAATTCTCGAATCTTTAAATAAATCCGATATGCAAAATTCTCGTATTGAATTTAATATGCTGTTGGAAGACAAAATTCAAGATATTTTGAATTTAAATTTGGAGCTTTTTAAGCAATTTAACCAAAATAATGAATTTAAAGATAAGATAGCAAATACGATGTTTAATATGATCTGCGAAGATTTCAAAAAGGAAATAAATAGCTTTTAA
- a CDS encoding ABC transporter, ATP-binding protein-related protein — protein MRIKEIQIKNFKRFDNLTIKGTEQSKLVALVGPNGSGKSSILEACNTWQKSKKWSIIDETYHNKYLNIGHQIDIIFNQDLPHDYNYQKLMHFRSAHRNEADFTVEQFSKMSKPYESLKLRKIIDNDTSVSDNFKRLVGMTVSDLYNNENSEILVKDLKERLLGKLRKSMKNIFDDLILEGITNPFENGSFYFKKGKVEKFHYKNLSSGEKSAFDLLLDLVLKIEYFEDGIIFIDEPETHMHTSLQSKLIEEIYNIIPNNNQLWITTHSLGILQKIKELVACKNQDISIIDFSEQNFDEEIILEPCNIDNIIWEKFLSFTIGNLSNFIAPEVIIFCEGDLCGETRKNFDAEIYNNIFNKKYPNTTFISGGGCEELKKDNNQNVKLLEYILPKTKIIKLIDRDTHTDEEIKDLNNQNIIVLNKANLETYLLDNEILELFCQNNFTDYSKVLEQIKQIKQNDIHDLKKVRGEIFNALKNQFKLEGKTYYIGSNADGFLKSTLCKYITENTKIYKELENIIFGTNND, from the coding sequence ATGAGAATTAAAGAAATTCAAATTAAAAATTTTAAAAGATTTGATAATTTAACTATTAAAGGCACTGAACAATCTAAATTAGTTGCGTTAGTCGGTCCTAATGGCAGTGGAAAATCATCAATCTTGGAAGCTTGCAACACATGGCAAAAAAGTAAAAAATGGAGCATTATAGATGAAACATATCATAATAAATATTTGAATATAGGTCATCAAATTGATATAATTTTTAATCAAGATTTACCTCATGATTATAATTATCAAAAGCTAATGCATTTTAGAAGTGCTCATAGAAATGAAGCAGATTTTACAGTTGAGCAATTTTCAAAAATGAGCAAACCATATGAAAGTTTAAAACTCAGAAAAATTATAGATAATGATACTTCTGTTTCTGATAATTTTAAAAGATTAGTTGGAATGACGGTATCTGATTTATATAATAACGAGAACTCTGAAATATTAGTAAAAGATTTAAAAGAAAGATTATTGGGTAAATTAAGAAAATCTATGAAAAATATTTTTGATGATTTGATTCTAGAAGGAATAACAAATCCTTTTGAAAATGGTAGTTTTTATTTTAAAAAAGGAAAAGTAGAAAAATTTCATTATAAAAATTTATCATCAGGAGAAAAATCAGCTTTTGATTTATTATTGGATTTGGTTTTAAAAATAGAATATTTTGAAGATGGGATTATTTTTATTGATGAACCAGAAACCCATATGCACACTTCATTACAATCAAAACTAATTGAAGAAATTTATAATATTATTCCTAATAATAATCAGCTATGGATTACAACCCATTCTTTAGGAATCCTACAAAAAATAAAAGAATTGGTTGCATGTAAAAATCAAGATATATCTATTATTGATTTTTCAGAACAAAATTTTGATGAAGAAATAATATTGGAACCTTGTAATATTGATAATATAATTTGGGAAAAATTTTTATCTTTTACCATCGGAAATTTATCAAATTTTATAGCACCAGAGGTAATAATTTTTTGCGAAGGAGATTTATGCGGTGAAACAAGAAAAAATTTTGATGCTGAGATTTATAATAATATTTTTAATAAAAAATATCCAAATACTACTTTTATATCCGGTGGTGGCTGTGAAGAACTAAAAAAAGACAATAATCAAAATGTAAAATTATTAGAATATATACTGCCAAAAACTAAAATTATTAAATTAATCGATAGAGATACGCATACAGATGAAGAAATTAAAGATCTTAATAATCAAAATATAATCGTTTTGAACAAAGCAAATTTGGAAACATATTTATTAGATAATGAAATTTTAGAACTTTTTTGTCAAAATAATTTTACTGATTATTCAAAAGTACTTGAACAAATAAAACAAATAAAACAAAATGATATACATGATCTTAAAAAAGTAAGAGGGGAAATTTTTAATGCTTTAAAGAATCAATTTAAATTAGAAGGTAAAACCTATTATATTGGAAGTAATGCTGATGGTTTTTTAAAGTCGACATTATGTAAATATATTACAGAAAATACTAAAATTTATAAAGAATTAGAAAATATTATTTTTGGAACTAACAATGACTAA
- a CDS encoding Type I restriction-modification system, specificity subunit S, which translates to MKNFKDSGVEWLGEIPQDWQIVPIRCCFGEFNARCNNNDYPLLSVTIANGVVYQNDITNKKDISNDDKSNYKIVPLGAIAYNKMRMWQGAIGINMLEKGIVSPAYVVAIPNKKININFSYYLLKSKNMICEYEKYSYGLCSDMNNLRYEDFQNIKIPLPPLKEQEQIANFFR; encoded by the coding sequence ATGAAAAATTTCAAAGATAGTGGTGTAGAATGGCTTGGGGAGATTCCGCAAGATTGGCAGATAGTCCCCATTCGATGCTGTTTTGGTGAATTTAATGCAAGATGTAATAATAATGACTACCCATTGTTATCTGTAACTATAGCAAATGGTGTGGTTTATCAAAATGATATAACAAACAAAAAAGATATTTCTAACGATGATAAATCTAATTATAAAATAGTTCCTTTGGGTGCTATTGCTTATAACAAAATGAGAATGTGGCAAGGTGCTATCGGTATAAATATGCTTGAAAAAGGTATAGTGAGTCCTGCTTATGTTGTAGCTATTCCAAATAAGAAAATAAATATTAACTTTAGTTATTATTTGTTAAAGTCAAAAAATATGATTTGTGAATATGAAAAATATTCTTATGGGCTTTGTTCTGATATGAATAACTTAAGATATGAAGATTTTCAAAATATTAAAATTCCACTTCCACCTTTAAAAGAGCAAGAACAAATCGCAAATTTTTTTAGATGA
- a CDS encoding Type I restriction-modification system, DNA-methyltransferase subunit M, with translation MEQGQFQAIINFIWSVADDLLRDIYVKGKYRDIILPMTIIRRVDAVLEPTKDKVLKVYNVYKDEIEILEPLLGGKQGNNLGFFNYSNFSLQTLLNDPKNIRVNFENYLDCFSENIKDIISKFKFKNQLDTLEESNILFGVIERFCSPKVNFGIEDILDEKGNVIHKGLSNLGMGYVFEELIRKFNEENNEEAGEHFTPREIIELMTHLVFLPVKEQIKQGAWLIYDNACGSGGMLTESKEFITDPNGLIKSKANIYLYGQEINPETYAICKADMLIKGENPDHIKFGSTLSNDQQNLKFDFMLTNPPYGKSWENDQKILGVEKKGSNSTCNDPRFSVGITSKSDGQMMFLLNMLSKMKTDTPLGSRIASVHNGSSLFNSDSGMVAIRKHIIENDYLEAIVALPTNMFYNTGIPTFIWIITNKKPEHKKGKVQLINATSDRYFSKMKKSLGSKQNEMTKEHIEKITDLFLNFSENEDCKVLDNEDFGYTKITIEKPKSIEFLKEDEKFSKLKDKEKILEKLQELEQNPQDFKDREEFIKFLGVKLKKSEENLIIDSDKTNNTEKIPLKTNIQNYYDTEVKPYVKNSWVAWDSASVGYEILFNKCFYTYTPPRKLKEINSELQDLEKEVQDLLREIMQ, from the coding sequence ATGGAGCAGGGTCAATTTCAAGCTATTATTAACTTTATATGGAGTGTGGCAGATGATTTGCTCCGTGATATTTATGTAAAGGGCAAATACCGCGATATTATACTGCCTATGACGATCATAAGAAGGGTAGATGCTGTCTTAGAGCCCACAAAAGATAAAGTTCTTAAAGTCTATAATGTCTACAAGGATGAGATAGAAATTTTAGAACCCTTGCTAGGCGGAAAGCAAGGAAATAATTTAGGCTTTTTTAATTATTCTAATTTTAGCTTGCAAACCCTTTTAAATGATCCAAAAAATATAAGAGTAAATTTTGAAAATTATCTTGATTGTTTCAGTGAAAATATAAAAGACATTATCTCAAAATTCAAATTCAAAAACCAACTCGACACTTTAGAAGAGTCAAACATACTTTTTGGTGTTATAGAGAGATTTTGCTCGCCTAAAGTAAATTTTGGCATAGAAGATATCTTAGATGAAAAAGGAAATGTTATCCATAAAGGCTTAAGTAATCTTGGCATGGGATATGTTTTTGAAGAACTCATCCGTAAATTTAACGAAGAAAACAACGAAGAAGCCGGAGAGCATTTCACCCCAAGAGAGATCATAGAGCTTATGACCCATCTTGTATTTTTGCCCGTAAAAGAGCAAATCAAGCAAGGAGCATGGCTTATTTATGATAATGCTTGCGGAAGTGGTGGAATGCTCACCGAGTCAAAAGAATTTATCACAGATCCCAATGGGCTGATAAAATCTAAAGCAAATATCTATCTTTATGGACAAGAGATAAACCCCGAAACCTACGCCATATGTAAAGCAGATATGCTGATAAAGGGCGAAAATCCAGATCATATAAAATTTGGCTCTACCTTAAGCAACGATCAACAAAATTTAAAATTTGATTTTATGCTTACTAATCCACCTTATGGTAAGTCTTGGGAAAATGATCAAAAAATTCTAGGCGTAGAAAAGAAAGGCTCAAATTCAACTTGCAATGATCCAAGATTTAGCGTGGGTATCACAAGCAAAAGCGATGGGCAAATGATGTTTTTACTCAATATGCTTAGCAAGATGAAAACAGATACTCCTTTGGGTTCTCGTATCGCAAGCGTGCATAATGGCTCATCACTTTTCAACTCAGATAGCGGTATGGTAGCTATAAGAAAGCATATCATAGAAAATGACTATCTTGAAGCCATAGTCGCCCTGCCTACAAATATGTTTTACAACACAGGAATTCCTACTTTTATATGGATCATCACCAACAAAAAGCCAGAGCACAAAAAAGGCAAAGTTCAGCTTATAAACGCTACAAGCGATAGGTATTTTTCCAAGATGAAAAAGTCTTTAGGCTCTAAACAAAATGAAATGACAAAAGAGCATATAGAAAAAATCACAGATTTGTTTTTAAATTTTAGTGAAAATGAAGATTGTAAAGTGCTAGATAATGAAGACTTTGGCTATACTAAAATCACCATAGAAAAGCCAAAAAGTATAGAATTTCTAAAAGAGGATGAAAAATTTTCAAAACTCAAAGACAAAGAAAAAATCCTAGAAAAACTACAAGAGCTAGAACAAAATCCGCAAGATTTTAAAGACAGGGAAGAATTTATCAAATTTTTAGGTGTAAAGCTCAAAAAAAGCGAAGAAAATCTCATCATCGATAGCGATAAAACCAACAACACTGAAAAAATTCCACTCAAAACAAACATACAAAACTACTACGATACAGAGGTAAAACCCTATGTAAAAAACTCTTGGGTAGCGTGGGATAGTGCAAGTGTGGGTTATGAAATACTTTTTAACAAATGCTTTTATACCTACACACCACCAAGAAAGCTAAAAGAGATAAATAGTGAGTTGCAAGACTTAGAAAAAGAAGTGCAAGATCTTTTAAGAGAGATCATGCAATGA
- a CDS encoding Chaperone protein DnaK, with the protein MSKVIGIDLGTTNSCVAVYERGESKVIPNKEGKNTTPSVVAFTDKGEVLVGDSAKRQAVTNPEKTIYSIKRIMGLMINEDAAKEAKNRLPYHITERNGACAIEIAGKIYTPQEISAKVLMKLKEDAEAFLGESVTDAVITVPAYFNDAQRKATKEAGTIAGLNVLRIINEPTSAALAYGLDKKDSEKIVVYDLGGGTFDVTVLETGDNVVEVLATGGNAFLGGDDFDNKLIDFLASEFKDETGIDLKNDVMALQRLKEAAENAKKELSSANETEINLPFITADASGPKHLVKKLTRAKFEGMIDSLVAETITKINEVVKDAGLDKNEVKEIVMVGGSTRVPLVQEEVKKAFGKELNKSVNPDEVVAIGAAIQGAVIKGDVKDVLLLDVTPLSLGIETLGGVMTKIIEKGTTIPTKKEQVFSTAEDNQSAVTINVLQGEREFSRDNKSLGNFNLEGIPPAPRGMPQIEVTFDIDANGILTVSAKDKATGKAQEIKITGSSGLSEEEINNMVKDAELHKEEDKKRKEAVDARNAADSLAHQVEKSLNELGEKVADSDKENIQKALDDLRETLKNQNASKEEIEAKMKTLSEVSHKLAENMYKKDEPNAANDKKKKDDDVIDAEVE; encoded by the coding sequence ATGAGTAAAGTTATAGGTATAGATTTAGGAACAACCAATTCTTGTGTTGCTGTGTATGAACGCGGCGAGAGCAAAGTAATCCCAAACAAAGAAGGAAAAAACACAACTCCTTCAGTAGTAGCTTTTACAGATAAAGGTGAAGTTTTAGTAGGCGATAGCGCAAAACGCCAAGCGGTAACAAACCCTGAAAAAACTATTTATTCTATCAAAAGAATCATGGGTTTGATGATCAATGAAGATGCGGCTAAAGAAGCTAAAAATAGACTTCCTTATCACATCACCGAAAGAAATGGTGCGTGCGCGATAGAAATCGCAGGTAAAATTTACACCCCACAAGAAATTTCAGCAAAAGTTTTGATGAAATTAAAAGAAGATGCAGAAGCTTTCTTGGGTGAAAGTGTTACTGATGCGGTGATTACTGTGCCTGCTTATTTTAACGATGCACAAAGAAAAGCAACAAAAGAAGCAGGAACTATCGCAGGACTTAATGTACTAAGAATTATCAATGAGCCTACTTCAGCAGCTTTGGCTTATGGACTTGATAAAAAAGATAGTGAAAAAATCGTAGTTTACGATCTAGGTGGGGGAACCTTTGATGTTACCGTGCTTGAAACAGGGGATAATGTAGTAGAAGTTTTAGCAACAGGTGGTAATGCTTTCTTAGGTGGTGATGATTTTGATAATAAGCTTATCGATTTTCTAGCAAGTGAATTTAAAGATGAAACAGGCATAGATCTTAAAAATGATGTTATGGCTTTACAACGCTTAAAAGAAGCTGCAGAAAATGCTAAAAAAGAGCTAAGTTCAGCTAATGAAACAGAGATTAATTTACCATTTATCACAGCTGATGCGAGTGGCCCAAAACACTTGGTTAAAAAACTTACTAGAGCTAAATTTGAAGGTATGATTGATTCTTTAGTGGCTGAAACTATCACTAAAATCAATGAAGTGGTAAAAGATGCAGGACTTGATAAAAACGAAGTTAAAGAAATCGTTATGGTAGGGGGTTCTACTCGTGTTCCTTTAGTACAAGAAGAAGTTAAAAAAGCTTTTGGAAAAGAACTTAACAAGTCTGTAAATCCTGATGAAGTTGTGGCTATTGGTGCGGCGATTCAAGGTGCAGTTATAAAAGGTGATGTAAAAGATGTACTCTTACTTGATGTAACTCCACTTTCTTTAGGTATCGAAACTTTAGGTGGTGTGATGACTAAAATCATCGAAAAAGGTACAACTATACCAACCAAAAAAGAGCAAGTTTTCTCAACTGCAGAAGACAATCAAAGTGCTGTTACTATCAATGTTTTACAAGGTGAGAGAGAATTCAGCCGCGACAATAAATCTTTAGGAAATTTCAACCTTGAAGGAATTCCACCAGCACCACGCGGTATGCCACAAATCGAGGTAACTTTTGATATCGATGCGAACGGTATTTTAACTGTTTCTGCAAAAGATAAAGCAACAGGTAAAGCACAAGAGATCAAGATCACAGGTTCAAGCGGACTTAGCGAAGAAGAGATTAACAATATGGTAAAAGATGCCGAACTTCACAAAGAAGAAGATAAAAAACGCAAAGAAGCTGTAGATGCAAGAAATGCAGCAGATAGCTTGGCACACCAAGTGGAAAAATCTCTAAATGAGCTTGGAGAAAAAGTAGCTGATAGTGATAAAGAAAATATCCAAAAAGCTCTTGATGATTTGCGTGAGACTTTGAAAAATCAAAATGCAAGCAAAGAAGAAATCGAAGCTAAAATGAAAACTTTAAGCGAGGTTTCTCATAAATTAGCTGAAAATATGTATAAAAAAGATGAGCCAAATGCGGCAAATGACAAAAAGAAAAAAGACGATGATGTAATCGACGCTGAAGTCGAGTAA
- a CDS encoding Heat shock protein GrpE: protein MSEQKQEIENENAQNAENLQDDLQDSEENETNELQKELDELKDKYMRANAEFENIKKRMEKEKLSAMAYANEGFAKDLLDVLDALEAAVNVECQDEISLKIKEGVQNTLDLFLKKLEKHGVALIKDEKEFDPNLHEAMFHVDSENHQSGEVVQVLQKGYKIADRVIRPTKVSVAK, encoded by the coding sequence ATGAGCGAGCAAAAGCAAGAAATTGAAAACGAAAATGCACAAAATGCTGAAAATTTACAGGATGACTTGCAAGATAGCGAAGAAAACGAAACAAATGAATTGCAAAAAGAATTAGACGAATTAAAAGATAAATATATGCGTGCAAACGCTGAATTTGAAAATATTAAAAAAAGAATGGAAAAAGAAAAGCTAAGTGCTATGGCTTATGCAAATGAAGGCTTTGCTAAAGATTTGCTTGATGTTTTAGATGCTTTAGAAGCTGCTGTTAATGTAGAATGCCAAGATGAGATTAGCTTGAAAATCAAAGAAGGAGTACAAAACACTTTAGATTTATTTCTTAAAAAACTTGAAAAACATGGAGTGGCTCTTATCAAAGATGAAAAAGAGTTTGATCCTAATTTACATGAAGCGATGTTTCATGTAGATAGTGAAAATCATCAAAGTGGTGAAGTGGTTCAAGTGCTTCAAAAAGGTTATAAAATAGCTGATCGCGTGATCCGCCCAACCAAAGTTAGTGTAGCAAAATAA
- a CDS encoding Heat-inducible transcription repressor HrcA produces the protein MKSRDKKDLILESIIQTYLLDNAPIGSNELNLNLCIPASTIRVYLKRLSDEGLITQLHISSGRIPTILTMQNYWQSFWEKEQDKNIHIKNESFLKELSKEFEIYCLVYGGRSLVLKEVLELNTKFIVLDFEDEELVLKYEKEAWNFLQSLIGLDLSSIEKIAFKVHFVELAEKITSLRQNLICYRSNEERAYQIYQNDEFVKLLDCQIHRHFKESLEFEPLFKEGFMGLKVDARFLGEDVNIILAGSVYTDYKKILQYIKEAA, from the coding sequence ATGAAAAGTCGAGATAAAAAGGATTTGATTTTAGAGTCTATTATCCAAACTTATCTTTTGGATAATGCGCCCATTGGTTCTAATGAGTTAAATTTAAATCTTTGCATACCTGCTTCGACTATACGTGTTTATCTTAAAAGACTTAGCGACGAGGGATTGATCACTCAGCTTCATATAAGCAGCGGTAGAATTCCTACTATTTTAACGATGCAAAATTATTGGCAAAGTTTTTGGGAAAAAGAACAAGATAAAAATATCCATATTAAAAATGAAAGCTTTTTAAAAGAGCTAAGCAAGGAATTTGAAATTTATTGTCTTGTTTATGGCGGTAGAAGTTTGGTACTTAAAGAAGTACTAGAGCTTAATACCAAATTTATAGTACTTGATTTTGAAGATGAAGAATTGGTTTTAAAATACGAAAAAGAAGCGTGGAATTTTCTACAAAGTCTTATAGGACTTGATCTTTCTAGCATAGAAAAAATAGCCTTTAAAGTTCATTTTGTAGAGCTTGCAGAAAAGATAACAAGTTTAAGACAAAATTTGATTTGTTATAGAAGCAATGAAGAAAGAGCTTACCAAATTTATCAAAATGATGAATTTGTTAAGCTCTTAGATTGTCAAATCCATCGACATTTTAAGGAAAGCCTTGAATTTGAACCTTTATTTAAAGAGGGTTTTATGGGGCTTAAGGTGGATGCACGGTTTTTGGGCGAGGATGTAAATATTATCTTAGCGGGTAGTGTTTATACGGATTATAAAAAAATATTACAATACATAAAGGAGGCGGCATGA